Proteins from a genomic interval of Desulfurobacterium sp. TC5-1:
- a CDS encoding BMP family ABC transporter substrate-binding protein — protein sequence MKKFLNAFFLCLFSLFFAVSAQAKDFIFGVLLVGPYNDHGWSQAHYEAAKEVEKELKGVKMIYIDKVNPADRPGVTIPELVDDLVDKGAKLIIANSDDMKDGIREAALEHPDIYFVHISGDDALTGKAPKNLSNLMGKMIYGKMMAGFVAAMTTRTGKIGYLGPLINDETRRLAVSAYLGARYAWVNVLHRDPSKLHFKVNWIGFWFNIPGVTADPTQVSQNFYDNGYDVVISGIDTTEALVVAGQLRKQGKKVWAIPYDYKGACSIAPDACLGVPYFNWKPGYKHFIEMAKSGHWKQEWLWMGPYWKNINDTEKSAVGFIPGPALKPEVKKALNDFIKGLASGKIQLFKGPLYYQDGSVFLKSGQVASEKQIWYMKQLLKGMEGQSAAK from the coding sequence ATGAAAAAATTTCTAAATGCCTTTTTTCTTTGTCTCTTTTCCCTCTTCTTCGCGGTTTCAGCACAGGCAAAAGACTTCATATTTGGTGTTCTCTTAGTAGGGCCTTACAATGACCACGGATGGAGTCAGGCACATTATGAAGCTGCGAAAGAGGTAGAAAAAGAGCTCAAAGGTGTAAAAATGATCTACATTGACAAAGTCAATCCTGCAGACCGTCCGGGCGTCACAATTCCCGAACTTGTGGATGACCTTGTTGACAAAGGAGCCAAGCTTATCATTGCCAACTCTGACGACATGAAAGATGGGATAAGAGAAGCAGCCCTGGAACACCCTGACATCTACTTTGTTCATATTTCCGGCGATGATGCGTTAACAGGAAAAGCTCCTAAAAACCTTTCAAACCTCATGGGTAAGATGATATACGGAAAGATGATGGCAGGTTTTGTAGCCGCCATGACAACAAGAACAGGAAAAATTGGCTACCTTGGTCCCCTTATCAACGACGAAACAAGAAGACTCGCCGTATCTGCATACCTTGGTGCAAGATATGCATGGGTAAATGTTCTTCATAGAGATCCTTCCAAACTCCACTTTAAGGTTAACTGGATAGGTTTCTGGTTTAACATTCCTGGCGTTACTGCAGATCCAACACAGGTAAGCCAGAATTTCTACGATAACGGATATGATGTAGTTATCTCCGGTATAGATACAACAGAAGCTCTCGTTGTTGCAGGTCAATTGAGAAAACAGGGTAAAAAAGTATGGGCTATACCTTACGATTATAAAGGAGCATGTTCAATAGCACCAGATGCCTGCCTTGGCGTTCCTTACTTTAACTGGAAACCTGGATATAAACACTTTATAGAAATGGCTAAAAGTGGTCACTGGAAACAGGAATGGCTCTGGATGGGTCCGTACTGGAAGAACATAAACGATACTGAAAAAAGTGCTGTAGGATTTATTCCAGGACCTGCACTGAAGCCTGAAGTCAAAAAAGCTCTTAATGACTTTATAAAAGGACTGGCTTCAGGTAAAATACAACTCTTCAAAGGACCACTTTACTATCAGGATGGTAGTGTGTTCCTTAAATCTGGACAGGTTGCTTCAGAAAAGCAAATATGGTATATGAAACAGCTCCTTAAAGGTATGGAAGGACAGAGTGCAGCAAAATAA
- a CDS encoding ferredoxin family protein, translated as MKDLLGREIKDLSEELWWGVKRKEIEWYPEIDYQKCIGCGICFITCAGKKVFDWDIEKNRPIVSRPYNCMVGCTTCKTLCPVDAISFPDKNYIRKLVKELNLLQKAKEKITKAISTQK; from the coding sequence ATGAAAGATCTACTTGGCAGAGAGATAAAAGACCTATCTGAAGAACTATGGTGGGGTGTGAAAAGAAAAGAGATCGAATGGTATCCTGAAATAGATTATCAGAAGTGCATAGGCTGTGGCATCTGCTTCATCACATGTGCCGGCAAAAAGGTATTTGATTGGGACATTGAGAAAAACAGACCTATAGTCTCAAGACCTTACAACTGTATGGTTGGTTGTACAACATGTAAAACACTTTGCCCTGTAGATGCTATTTCGTTTCCCGATAAAAACTACATAAGGAAATTAGTCAAAGAACTAAACCTTCTTCAAAAAGCAAAAGAAAAAATAACAAAGGCTATTTCCACACAAAAATAA
- a CDS encoding ABC transporter permease yields MKDKILKPLIRWIIVVGSVFLIITLLLYAIRVNPFEVYKLLIEGSLGSKYRIARVLNVWIPLVLCSCGLLYTFSLGLWNIGIEGQIMLGAIGTTAAFKWFYPSLPAIYVMFLGLLLAIIAGGLWALFAGILKTKGGVNEIFAGLGLNFVAQGLILWLIFGPWKRPGIASMSGTEPFDRHLWLSVIKGFRVSPVALSISVFVFIATVIIFKYTRWGLFFKAIGDNPTAGTLFGISVNKYSLFAMFLAGACAGMAGFFQTAGVYHRLIPAISSNYGYLALLVVMLANFSYWPVPFIAFFFACLNVGSIQLPMVLNIDSSLSGIIQGLSVLVFLCVYNFQKLKENSLE; encoded by the coding sequence TTGAAGGATAAAATTTTGAAACCCTTAATAAGATGGATCATCGTTGTTGGATCAGTGTTTTTGATAATAACCCTGCTTCTTTACGCTATTAGAGTAAACCCCTTCGAAGTGTATAAGCTTCTGATAGAAGGTTCCCTTGGTTCAAAATATAGAATAGCAAGAGTATTAAATGTATGGATTCCTCTCGTGCTCTGTTCTTGCGGCCTTCTTTACACATTCTCTTTAGGACTCTGGAACATCGGTATAGAAGGACAAATAATGCTTGGAGCGATAGGAACTACCGCCGCTTTCAAATGGTTCTATCCATCTCTCCCAGCCATCTACGTTATGTTTTTGGGACTTCTCTTAGCCATTATTGCTGGTGGATTGTGGGCACTGTTCGCAGGTATTTTGAAAACTAAAGGCGGTGTTAACGAAATTTTTGCAGGACTTGGTCTTAACTTTGTTGCTCAGGGATTAATTCTGTGGCTCATTTTTGGCCCCTGGAAGCGTCCTGGAATTGCATCAATGAGCGGAACGGAACCTTTTGACAGACACCTATGGCTTTCTGTAATAAAAGGATTTAGAGTTTCGCCAGTTGCCCTCAGCATTTCAGTTTTTGTCTTTATTGCAACAGTCATTATTTTCAAATACACAAGATGGGGACTATTCTTTAAAGCCATCGGTGATAATCCAACAGCTGGAACACTTTTTGGCATATCCGTCAATAAATACAGTCTATTTGCAATGTTTCTCGCCGGTGCGTGTGCAGGAATGGCAGGATTTTTCCAGACTGCCGGCGTGTACCACAGACTTATTCCGGCCATATCCAGTAACTACGGTTACCTTGCACTTCTTGTAGTAATGCTTGCCAACTTCAGCTACTGGCCAGTTCCTTTTATCGCATTCTTCTTTGCATGCTTAAACGTGGGTAGCATTCAGCTCCCAATGGTTTTAAACATTGATTCCTCACTAAGCGGAATTATTCAGGGACTTTCCGTCCTTGTCTTCCTATGCGTCTATAATTTTCAAAAATTGAAGGAGAATTCATTAGAATGA
- a CDS encoding ABC transporter permease has product MSTEFPVIAATVVGGAAPLVFAALGETITERGGIINLSLDGSILLSAMTGFAIAYKTGSVLWGFVVAGIVGALIAGIVASSTLFLRVSQVAVGFVLALMCRDLAYFLGNPYSRIQGPQLSYMPIPLLEKIPVIGKIFFQQNIMVYASYILIFAVWFFLYKTRWGLMLRCAGENPEAAYIRGIPVEKLKFWFTVLGGFLVGISGALYSLSVKPGWGRPQGAEGIGWIALAIVIFGGWEPIKVALGAYLFSFLQVAGILLQDKFPSVPAQVFQVAPFPLMIFTLLFINYFNRKEIQEKALTNPVLRILSKILKANPPASLGKVFYRN; this is encoded by the coding sequence ATGAGCACAGAGTTTCCAGTCATAGCTGCAACGGTCGTAGGCGGTGCTGCACCCTTAGTCTTTGCCGCTCTTGGCGAAACTATAACGGAAAGAGGCGGCATAATAAATCTTTCTCTTGACGGATCAATACTCTTATCGGCAATGACCGGATTTGCCATAGCTTACAAGACGGGAAGCGTACTATGGGGATTTGTTGTTGCAGGAATAGTAGGCGCCCTAATTGCCGGAATTGTAGCTTCTTCAACACTCTTCCTGAGAGTTTCTCAAGTAGCAGTAGGATTTGTCCTTGCCCTAATGTGTAGAGATCTCGCATACTTCCTTGGAAATCCTTACAGCAGAATCCAAGGTCCTCAACTTTCTTACATGCCCATTCCCCTTCTTGAAAAAATTCCCGTAATAGGAAAAATCTTCTTCCAGCAGAACATAATGGTTTATGCCAGTTATATTCTAATATTCGCCGTCTGGTTTTTCCTATACAAAACACGATGGGGATTAATGTTAAGATGTGCAGGCGAAAATCCTGAAGCAGCTTATATTAGGGGTATTCCAGTCGAAAAGCTAAAGTTCTGGTTCACCGTTCTTGGAGGTTTCTTGGTCGGAATTTCCGGCGCTTTATATTCCTTATCTGTAAAGCCAGGATGGGGAAGACCTCAAGGTGCTGAAGGCATAGGATGGATTGCTCTGGCAATTGTCATTTTCGGCGGATGGGAACCTATAAAGGTAGCCCTGGGGGCTTACCTCTTCAGTTTTCTCCAGGTTGCCGGTATTCTGCTCCAGGATAAGTTTCCTTCTGTACCTGCTCAGGTTTTTCAAGTTGCACCGTTTCCTCTTATGATCTTCACTCTCCTGTTCATCAACTACTTTAACAGAAAAGAAATTCAGGAAAAAGCTTTAACAAACCCCGTATTAAGAATTCTTTCGAAGATACTAAAAGCAAATCCTCCAGCATCCTTAGGAAAGGTATTCTACAGAAATTAA
- a CDS encoding ATP-binding cassette domain-containing protein encodes MEIRFENVHKYFGSVHANKGISLTVKSGTIHGIVGENGAGKSTLMKMLAGFISKSSGKIFVDGKEVNFQSPAEATEAGIGMLYQEPCDFPGMTVLDNFIAGVSKEWKLDEDRYRKLLEEKSKILGFSIDPDKPVGLLTVGERQQLEIVRLLAIGVKTLILDEPTTGISKEQKKILFEALKKLAAEGKSIIIISHKLKDIEAICNRVTVLRNGKVVGEMDAPFNRERLLTMMFGSKPPEIKTEKLTPGEVLLSFDNVYAHGGRAGLKSCSFEAREKEIIGLAGLEGSGQEVFLRVAAGLTRPYRGKVKRNKKFFKRKFHKTIFLPASRLEEGLFPSLSLLEHYGIAFFKKYFIIPWNEVSKKGKELIKKFRIKGRLFDRAASLSGGNQQRLLISLIDPETKLLLLEQPTRGLDTESAIWVWEHFKEFTNKGATIIFSSPDLDEIFSVATKILVFFNGKVVLEKKREETTPEEVAAAIAGNIKGSERFEG; translated from the coding sequence GTGGAAATCCGCTTTGAGAACGTTCATAAATATTTTGGTTCTGTCCACGCAAACAAGGGAATATCGTTAACCGTAAAATCTGGCACGATTCACGGTATAGTTGGAGAGAACGGAGCCGGCAAAAGCACTCTGATGAAGATGCTTGCCGGCTTCATCTCCAAATCTTCAGGAAAGATATTTGTTGACGGGAAAGAGGTAAACTTTCAATCGCCAGCTGAAGCAACTGAAGCTGGCATAGGGATGCTCTATCAGGAACCTTGTGACTTTCCTGGAATGACCGTTCTTGATAACTTTATAGCCGGCGTCAGCAAGGAATGGAAACTTGATGAAGACAGGTACAGAAAACTTTTAGAAGAAAAGAGCAAAATCCTTGGATTTTCCATAGATCCCGATAAACCTGTAGGTTTATTAACTGTTGGCGAAAGACAGCAGCTTGAAATTGTTAGACTTTTAGCTATCGGAGTAAAAACCCTAATCCTTGACGAACCCACAACTGGTATATCAAAAGAACAGAAGAAGATTTTGTTTGAAGCCCTTAAAAAACTGGCTGCCGAAGGAAAATCGATAATTATCATTTCCCATAAATTAAAAGACATCGAAGCCATCTGTAACCGGGTTACCGTCTTAAGAAATGGAAAAGTCGTTGGTGAAATGGATGCACCTTTTAACAGAGAACGTTTATTAACAATGATGTTTGGAAGTAAACCACCAGAAATAAAAACGGAAAAACTTACGCCTGGAGAGGTTCTTTTAAGTTTCGACAATGTATATGCCCATGGAGGCAGGGCAGGTCTTAAAAGCTGCTCATTCGAAGCAAGAGAAAAAGAAATAATAGGACTTGCCGGTCTTGAAGGCAGTGGACAAGAAGTTTTTCTAAGAGTTGCTGCAGGATTAACAAGACCGTACAGAGGAAAAGTTAAAAGGAACAAAAAATTCTTCAAAAGAAAGTTCCACAAAACAATATTTTTACCGGCTTCAAGGTTGGAAGAAGGATTGTTTCCTTCTCTATCTCTGTTAGAACATTACGGTATAGCCTTCTTTAAAAAATATTTCATAATTCCCTGGAATGAAGTTAGTAAAAAAGGAAAAGAACTTATCAAAAAATTCCGAATCAAGGGAAGACTGTTTGACAGAGCTGCTTCTTTATCCGGTGGAAACCAACAAAGACTTTTAATATCCCTTATCGATCCGGAAACAAAATTGCTACTCCTTGAACAACCAACAAGAGGTCTTGACACTGAATCAGCAATATGGGTATGGGAACATTTCAAGGAATTTACAAACAAAGGAGCTACTATTATTTTTAGCTCTCCAGACCTTGATGAAATATTCTCCGTAGCAACAAAAATTCTGGTTTTCTTTAATGGAAAAGTCGTACTTGAAAAGAAGAGAGAAGAAACAACACCTGAAGAGGTAGCTGCAGCAATTGCAGGAAACATCAAAGGGAGTGAGAGATTTGAAGGATAA